One genomic window of Sarcophilus harrisii chromosome X, mSarHar1.11, whole genome shotgun sequence includes the following:
- the LOC100924169 gene encoding olfactory receptor 10A7-like, with protein sequence MAHAEKGNHTSISKFILLGFENLHSLRFLLFGIILAVYLVTMMGNVLIITVVFSSRQLQTPMYYFLSNFSFLEICYTASVVPKMLKTVLSGHETISFAGCVTQFYFFGSMAATECFLLASMSYDRYLAICNPLRYPALMTLHVCIQLAFGSWIMGFMAPIISVSLTFRLPFCTANEINHFFCDLNPIIKLACTDTHMVEMTIFITMYLVVVGPFTWTVISYSQIVRTILKISSVAGRKKAFSTCSSHLTVVTLYYGTLGVVYGSPSSNLSADMNKLFSMLYTVFTPMLNPIIYTLRNKDVKEALRKLIQ encoded by the coding sequence ATGGCCCACGCTGAGAAAGGAAATCACACTTCCATCTCCAAATTCATCTTGTTAGGATTTGAAAATCTCCATAGCTTACGCTTCCTGCTTTTTGGAATAATCTTGGCTGTCTACCTAGTGACCATGATGGGAAACGTCCTCATCATCACTGTGGTATTTTCCAGTCGTCAACTGCAGACCCCTATGTACTATTTCCTCAGCAACTTCTCCTTCCTAGAGATCTGCTACACAGCCTCAGTGGTCCCTAAAATGCTCAAGACTGTGTTGTCAGGCCATGAAACCATCTCCTTCGCTGGGTGTGTGacccaattttatttctttggctCCATGGCTGCGACAGAGTGTTTCCTTTTGGCTTCCATGTCCTATGATCGATATCTGGCCATCTGCAACCCACTCCGATACCCAGCTCTGATGACCCTCCACGTTTGCATCCAACTGGCTTTTGGTTCTTGGATAATGGGTTTCATGGCTCCCATTATCTCAGTGTCTTTAACTTTCAGGCTTCCATTCTGCACAGCCAATGAGATCAATCACTTCTTCTGTGACCTCAACCCTATCATCAAACTGGCCTGTACTGATACCCACATGGTTGAAATGACTATCTTCATTACCATGTACCTTGTGGTGGTGGGACCTTTTACATGGACAGTAATATCATACTCTCAGATTGTTCGCACCATCCTGAAGATCTCCTCCgtggcaggaaggaagaaagctttCTCCACCTGCTCATCCCACCTCACAGTGGTTACTCTATATTATGGAACACTGGGTGTTGTGTATGGGAGCCCTTCATCCAACCTGTCAGCAGATATGAATAAACTTTTCTCAATGTTATATACAGTGTTCACCCCCATGCTCAACCCCATTATTTATACACTGAGGAACAAGGATGTGAAGGAAGCCTTGAGAAAACTGATCCAGTGA